GTGCTTACCTGGagtctctttcttcacatctgtGCCCATAGGAGCCAGGGAGAAAAACCACCTTACATAATGGCCCCACAGAGATACTGTTGCAAATGCAGTCTTTCTTGCATCTCTGTTAACTCAGGAGGGCTTTATTTTATATTGGTGTACAGAGTGGTAGTCCTACTTATGTGCTATTTTTAAGTTACTTTTTCCTGTCATCTTCGGCTTAAGTACATTATGAGCTTCTGAGGACGAAGCCTTTAGAGAGTTAAGAGCCTTCACGTCCATGGTGCCTAAGATGTAGAGACAGGACTTCAGAAGAATAGACTGCAGTGAGATCTAGGCTACTTGAAGGCACAAGGTAGTGCTTGGTGGTATATTGATCTGGTAGTAAATACAAAGAGGAAGCTGTAAATCAGATGGCTATGCCAACTTAGATTCCAAGTTGCGGTTCATCTTTTTTGGCAAACAGCTCGTTTCAGGTTTGGCTGGGATGTTTGCTGTGGGCCAGGATGAAGAAGGGGAATAACAGATCTGCAGGGAGAGTAAAAATGTCCATTGGTTCTGGCTCACCGCCTACCCTGTGGCCCTCTCTTGGCAGACACAAACATGGCAGGCACACCCAGCACACTGTTACGGAGCAGGCATCTGCTGAAAGCTGCCGTGATGGTCCTAGTGGCCTTTCTCTTCGTCCACTCAGCCTCAGCCCAGGCTCATCGAGAGTTTGTCACACCTGGCCAACAGAAGAGGGAGGCCTCAGCTGATATTTTGACCCAGATCGGCCGATCTCTGAAGGAGACGTTGGATACCTGGCTGGGGCCAGAGACCATGCATGTGATTTCAGAGGTAAGGAAGATTGTGCCTGGGGTGGTTGTgtgcagaaagaaaaggaaagacattgTTAATGCCACCTCACCTCACCGCCATATCTGCTGCCAAGAGAGAGCCCCACCTTCCACAAACACATCCTGGCACTCCTGCCTCTCACAGGCTGATTGCCTGGTTCTTGCCTTCCAGGGTTTTTGCACCACCCCATTTTTCTCCAGGCTTGGTCCATTTGGCCAGAAAGACTACAAAATGAGCTACCCTTATAAACTCATGTTGATGGGTAGCTACAACATCTGACTTGATCTGAGTCAGACCTATCTGTCACCTTGAGCTGGCAGAGCACAGAGATCTGAGTCCCACGTCTTCACTTGTAAAAGCAAGGTGGGGCCTGTGGCAGGGTTGGTTTTTCTACCCAGTGCCATTTCTAGTGTGGTGTCTCATCCTTCTGATAGTTCATACCAAAGCACCAAGCCAATGATTTATAAAATCTGGAATATAGggctagaaaaatggctcagtgggccaAGCATTTactatgcaagcatgaagacatgAGTTCAGATCTTCAGAACATACGTAAAAACTGGGCGTGGTATGTATGTCAGTAGCCTCCAGCAGtggaaagcaaactgagcagTTAAGCAGATAACAGCAGCTTGCTGACTGGCAGATTAGCAGAAActagagctccaggttcaggaagTGACCCCCGTCTCAAAAAATCGAGAGGCTGGGGAGGGCAGCTCAGCAATTATGGACGcttgctgatcttgcagagaaccagagtttggttcccagcacccacaggtggtTCACATCagttgtaactccagctccaggggatccaacatcctcttctgacttctttatTTACACCCTACCCCCAACACTtattcatacacagacacacataaataaaaatgaactctttttttttttttttaaaaaaagcaagtgGAGAACTGAGGAAGGCATCCTGATGTCAGCTTCCAGTCTCCATGTGGTCCTATGTGGGTGcataggcagacacacacagacccatTCTGTAGGATAGTTAACTGACTTCTTTGCCCTCACGTGTCCCAGCCCTGCGTGGACATTCTGTCACATACCCTTAGATTCCCTAGGAGGCGTGGAAACCTCCAGTTTCAGAGAGCGGCTGTCATAGGGATATAGTGATTCACCCATTCACGCACGTCCTGCGACTTCCAAAGCAGCTCAGCAGACCAGCCGATGTCTGTCTGAGATGTCCTGGATTCTGGGTCAGTGAGGAAGTATGTCAGAAGGCCCCTCACTGGACTCAGAGTCTGTGGATCTTTTCACCCAGACCCATCTCCACTGGGGAAGAAACAGGTCAGGGATTTCCCTGCAAGTATTGTCCAGGCTGTGAGGGCCAGGCAGAAAGAGAAGAGCCTCCTTCATGATGGCTTTGTCTTTTTCACAGACCCTGTTGCAGGTGATGTGGGCCATCTCATCAGCCATCTCTGTGGCCTGCTTTGCCCTGTCTGGGATTGCTGCCCAGTTGCTGAGTGCCCTGGGGCTGGATGGTGAGTACTGTGGAATGAGAGATAGCCAGGGCTGGGCCTGACCTTGCTGTCCGTGGGGGTTTATCCGTGTGGGGCTGGACATCCCCCCCCAGCTGTTTGCAGATGTCCCTAGACGTACAGTGGGAGGGGAAGCTTAGAGTCTTACCACCTCCGTACCAGAGCTTTGCTTGTGTTGGACATCACTCAAAGATGTACTGCCTCCTGTTCAGTTAAGCACAGCCCATGGAGGCACATGCACTGTtttcatagaataaataaaactccATTTCCACAAGAGCAATAGTCTTCCAGGAGTCCCAAACCAGGAGGTTGGGATTCGAACCTGTTTCTGCGGCCTGTAAGGATGGGCCATGCCTTTGTAAGGTGGTTGGTCCCTTCCGCTTCACTCTTTCTTGCCCCTCCCACTTTGCTAGATCCTCACCACAATGCTAGATCCACTGACTCGGTCCCTTTCCCTTTCAGGTGAACAGCTCACCCAGGGCTTGAAGCTCAGCCCCAGCCAAGTCCAGACCCTTCTGCTGTGGGGAGCAGCGGCACTGGTCATCTACTGGCTGCTCTCCCTGCTCCTAGGCTTGGTCTTGGCCTTGCTGGGGCGGATCCTGGGGGGTCTGAAGCTTGTCCTCTTTGTGGCTGGCTTTGTGGGCCTGGTGAGATCGGTGCCCGACCCCTCCACCCGGGCCTTGATGCTCTTGGCCTTGCTGACTCTCTTGGCCTTGCTGAGTCGGCTCACTGGCTCCAGGAGCTCGGGAAGCCACCTGGAAGCCAAGGTGCGAGGGCTGGAGCGCCAGATAGAAGAGCTTcgagggaggcagaggcgagcGGCCAAGATCCCCAGGAGCGTGGAGGAGGAATGACAAGGGCGCCCCAAAGTGACACCCTCACCATACCAAAGAGCTGAGCTGCTTCTGGGCCTCCTGGCCCTCTTTGCAGCCCCCTGCCCTTTCCTTGCCTCGTGTCTGAACCCTTCACACCTTTACCCCTGCACTAGCCCCCGAGCTGAGAGAAGAGAACCTGCCCTCTGCCGCAGGTACTCAGTCAAGGGATGGCTCCCTGCCCTTCCTctgctcccagcctgcctcctccCGGGGCAGGTCGGAGCCCTCAGCCCAGGCTTCTGCTCTCAGCCAGCACCACTGCCACAGATCTCCGTGATGATTAACCTGCTGCTGCCTGGCTTCCTTACCAAAGGCCTTCCTAGGCTGAAGCTCCTGTTTGACCACACCCCCAGCTCTTTTCTCcctagtgccccccccccccatacacacacactaccatcCCAAGTCCCGTGAGGCCATCTCTGTCTTCCTCATTGCACAGCAATGGGAAGGGGCAGGAGATTGGAGACCTGAGGCTAagggggggaggggccagccctgGAGGCCTGTGCGTGTCTATGCTCTGTTACAAGTGCcttcacaggagtcagcagcacCCTCCGACTGCCCCTCGCCACACTGAATGTAGGAAAGTGTGCTGTGGCTACTCTGTGTTCAGAGTAAGCGTCCCTTGCAGAATCCCCACTCCAGCAAACAAAGCAGCGGCCCAGAAGCTACCGTTGGTCAGTGTTGTGTCCCAGTAGCTGGGGAGGGCATGGCTTTGCCCTGATCTGTTCTACAGGGCTAGGAGTGAGCCCTCCACCAACCCCTCTCCACCACTTGCTCACTCTTGGCCTTGGCCTTTAGGGTCCTGGTGGAAGGAGGTGTCCTCTGCCAGCTCCAGCACCAGATGTGAAGAATAAATGCCTATTCTTACACATAAGGTTTGATGTGGAATCATGGCTGCAGGTGGTTTTAAAATGCATGCTATTTTATTATCGTCTtctgaataaaatgtatttactcAAAAGTTTCTGCTGCCGAACTCTTCTGTGGGGGCAGCTCAACCTTCTGGACTCCAGCAGGAGTCAGTTGGGAGGAAGGCAGGTGTGCCTGGTACCTTTCCCTCCAGGACCTTGGAGGGAGGCATGCATTCTTTTGTAAAACTTGCAGATCTGGCAGCAGTGGTGGGACTGAAGTTGCCCTTTCCTGCAGGGTGCTTATGTCGCTAGCCTGGGGAACCTGAAAAAACTGGCTTTCCCTCCCAGACTTAGGAATTTACTGCAATAAGGTTCTCACTGTGGCTCCAGGTGGTTCTGCTGTTTTGTGTAAGGCCTGggcatgtttttgtttctttttcctctttaagttaCCATGGAGATGCCAGGTCTTCTGGGCCTCTCCCAGCACTACCTGGGGGCAAGGCCAGGTGGCACCGAGAGTCAGAACTCCCTCAGAAGGACTGACTAGCCTACACCCTTCATCCTTTGAGACTCTTTCTGGGATAGGTTTGGGCATGAAACAAGCTGCCTCCACGGATGGCCTAAGGTTGTCATCAGGCCTGGTTTGGCCTCTCCTTTTCTGCCCTAGCAGCTCTATTCTCTTATGTCCCTGAATTCTAGATGCCTTCACAGGTGAGATGCTTGTGGGGAGGGCATGAGGCAGAGgaaatggtttttatttgttgtttttttttttcccttgatcaTCAGCTTCCACGAGGAATCCCAGAACTCAACTTGTGCCTCCTGGCAGAGGGCATCAATCTGCTTAGCCTCCAGGGACAATACCTTTTCCCCTAGACCCTAGACACCGGGCGCTCTGGGTTTTGGGATCCGTAGGGCACTAGGACCCGGCGGGGCGAAGGGGACAGCCCATGTGCCTGTGTTCCCTCCCACCCCGCTGCTCCCGCTCCATTGTCTGGGAACTGCAGCCGCGGGCCAGCGACGCAGGGAACTGGCTGGCCACAGCGGCCGGCGCGGAGCCGGCGCGGGAGATGCGGGGCCAGATCGCAGCCACCTGAGCCGCGCGCCGGTTACCCGCCTTTGGTGGGAAGGAGTGCGCCTGGATGACTGAACGCGCGACTGCGGCCCCTCGGGGGCCCTACggtgcctggctctgcctcctggtgGCTCTCGCCCTGGAAGTCGTGAGAGgtcagagggaagggaagggaggggaggggcgacCTGGCCCTGCCGGCCGAGGCTACGCGCCAGTGATGCCCCCAAGCCTTTGGGCTCAGGAACTAAACCTAGAGCGATGCCCTGAAGAGGTCTAACCTTGGGAAACCGGCTCCCAGCCAACAGCCCTTTTGCTTTCTTCACTGTGCACCACCTGGATGCTCCTACCTGAGCCTAAGGTCTTCTCACTCCCATCCTCACCAGCCCGGTCCCAACTCCTCTGCGAGCTCCCTCTCCAGCCCCGACATCTAACCCGAGTGCCCTGCTTCCCGGTGCACCACGTCTCCCTAACCTGCTGATCTGGCCCCCAGAATCCCGCCGGTTAGTCACAGGAATGTAAAACAGCCTCATTGCCTGGGACCCCAGAGATaggcttcttttctctctctccgcGTTCCGAGGAGATCTCCAACCTTGGAGTCTTCTGGGAGAGTCCCAAGCCTTTCCGAACCCTTGTGGGAAGGGGCGCAACAGCTACTGCGTGCCTGACATGAACTGGGGCTGAAGATGTGATAGGAACTGGGAGACTGAAGTCGTCTCTACCCTTCTGCCCCCATCGAGAGGACTGGACTCCCAGTGGTGGGAAACCATGGAAGTCCGTGGGTGTCAGGCTACTGAGCATCCCTGTAATTATGGAAGCATTGAATTAGAAGGTGGACCGGAGCCACCCTAAGGGCCAACAGTCACTCACTTGTTACCCTTAGGGATATTGGTGTGCGGGGCGAAAGGGGGGGGGGTGCGAGGGCGCTCTAGAGAAAAGCCCCGCTGTCCTAGCTCAGCTGTGGAACTGAACCCGCTGGGTCTGGAACTTCTTTCAGGTACCTGCTCCACACCCTGCAGACCCAGTGGGAGTCCTAATAACCCCTCCACAGTGAGGGAAGGAACGCTTCATCATTCCCCTCACTAACAATCTCACTTCGTGTATGATCTACCAAGCTTACAAAGCCCTCCCCTGCCTACCGGGTTACGAAATACTCCCACCCGGCATACCAGTGAGAAAACCCAGGCTCTAAGATGCTGGTGATTGGTCCATCCTTCATGGAACAGAGCTAGGATGTAAAGTCAGATCTCTTCCCCCTCAGACCCCAAACCTCTTCAGGGAGAGTCGGGAATTCCAGAATGAGTAAGACAGAGCTTGGGGTTGACATAATTCAGGAGAGGGAGCAGAGCCAAGCACATGGACTGTACTTGCGGTTCCAGGAACTCTGGAGAAACGGGAGGATTGTTCCCCATCTTAGAAAAGCAGTAGCAGCAAGCAGAGCCGGAACAAGGTGTCTGGCAAGGGGCTGAATGATCACTGAAGGCTTCTCTGAGGAGGCCTTGAccctgagggagggggagggtacAGTGTGAAGCCCACATGGCATGCTGCTGTTGCCTTGGATGGAAAGGCTGGGTAGCTAGGTGGTGAGTTCCTTACTGGCCTCTCAGGTCCGCTGCAGGTTGGAGAAGCTTAGTACATCGTTTTCTAGATCCATTAAGTGGAATTTGTAGTAAGTAATAGAAGTTAATCCACAGAATTGTGTGAGAATTGAAAGAGCTACTACATGTAAAATTGTATCTGTGTGGGGTTAAGTACTTTAAAAATTGTTACTCTTTGGGGATTGTAGTACAAATCAATATAGCCATAGTGGACCTCTGTGCTTTTTATGAACAGATATCCCATCTCCTCGGATTTGTGTTCCCACCCTTAGTGAGTGACAGTAGCCTCACAGACCTCTTTGGTACCCTCCCCAAGTCTCATTCCCGAACCCCGATCCCCAGCTAGGACTagggcttgattccccagaagaGGTCCAGCTTGGAAATGTTAGTATGTGAGCTGCCAAAGCGAGCACTCGAGTTTGGAAATTTGATGTGGGTGTGCCTTGACTGATTGGACTTGGACGGGGTGACCAGCCAAGTCCACCAAAGGACAAGACGCAGCCAAATGAGCCCCCATTTCCACAAAGCTCAACTGGGAACCATCTTTTACTGAGTAGTTCCCAATGCATCTGTCCTCCGAATGCCCTATCTGAGGCAGGAAGGTAGTAGGGACGTGTAGAGAAGATGTTGAAACGGCTCTGCTGGAGAGAGATAAGTTCTGTGTGAGGTAGAAGGAATAGCTGGGAAGTTTACTTCTGATCCCTGACTCTCAAACTCTATCTGCTTTTGCGAGGCTCTCAGTCACCTCATCCGTGAAATGGGATGATTCCTCTACATCTAGGAGATGGATGGTGCATTCGTGGTCCATCTCGCCCTCTCCTCCCTAGCCCCAGAATGACATTAAGCCCAGTTCAGCCCCTGTGAGTTCTGTAGCCATCCCACGTCTACCCGTCCTTACTTCTCTTCAGTTGGCAGTAACCGTGACGCCCCGGACCCCATCTACCTGCCAGTCGCCCTACAACTCCTGGACGCCCCTGAGCATTTTCGTGTGCAGCAGGTGGGCCATTACCCGCCTGCCAACTCTTCCCTGGCCTCTCGCTCTGAGACCTTCCTGCTCATGCAGCCCTGGCCCAGGGCACAACCACTTCTCCGGGCCTCCTACCCACCTTTTGCCACTCAGCAGGTAAGGATAGGGCCCAGGGACTTCCAGGCAAATGAGATTCATGGGGTTCTGGGGCTCTTCTCATTTTCCTATCTAAGCACCAATAAGGGATTGGGCATGATGTGGCCCATATTAGGGTGATGTGGCCATAGATAGTTTTCCCATTCTCTACATAAAAGACTGAGGCCTCTAATCTCCTGctgtgctgagattataagcctCTCCACCCAACCCTGTAGATGAGCACGCTTGTCTTTTTCCAGGTGGTCCCTCCTAGGATCACTGAGCCCCACCGGCGGCCTGTCCCTTGGGATGTGCGGGCTGTTTCCGTGGAAGCAGCGGTGACTCCAGCAGAGCCCTATGCCCGTGTCCTCTTCCATCTCAAAGGACAGGATTGGCCACCAGGGCCTGGCAGCTTGCCCTGTGCCCGACTACATGCGACACACCCTGCAGGCACTGTCCACCAAGCCTGCCGCTTCCAGGTGAGTGGTTGATCCTGCTGTGGGTGTGGTCCATGCAGGTTTGGTGCCAGGGTGGAAAGGAAAAGACTGTACCATAGTCTGAGAGTCTAGGGGCATTGCTACCTGGCTCTGGTTTGGTCCCCGATTGCCCTAGGAGAGGGTCCCTTGAGGATTTCAGTCCATGATGCATGCTTTGGGCACATAGTGTCTCTGAGGCACCAGTTCCCACCAACAGGGaactggagaaaaaaagaaatgaggcaAATGTCAGTCACTGTAACAGAGCCATTAACCTTTGTGTGTAGTGATGGAACTTTTGTGGGTTCTATTTTCATTATTGTGCAGTTGGGCCCAAACACCCACTGGAGAgaactgtttctttccttttctttctttctttctttctttctttcttttttttaatattttatttattttatatgagtacattgtagctgccttcagacaaaccagaagagggcatcagatcccattaccgatggttgtaaaccaccatgtggctgctgggaatggaactcaggatctctagaagagcagtcagtgctcttaaccgctgagccatctctgcagccctgagcCCTGAGAACTGTTTCTTGCTCTTGATATTCTGAGCTCTAGGCAAGTCCTGGGGTGTGGTAAAGATGGTCCCATTTTGCTCCGAGTCTGTTCAAGAAGAGTGACTTACAGAGACCTAGACCTGTGGGTCCCTGGTTTAGGGTGGCACCCAGGAGACATCCTTGGTTCTGCCTTTCATAGCTTTTTTTCTCCCAGTGGGAGCAAGACTCCTCCTCACCCTTCCCAGGGCCAACCACAGCCTTCGCTCTCGCTGTCTTTGCAGCCATCTCTGGGTGCCTGTGTGGTGGAACTGGAGTTCCCCTCTCACTGGTTCTCCCAAAGCGCCACCACAAGGGCTGAACTGGCCTACACGCTGGAGCCTGCAGGTGAGGGCCCTGGCAGCTGTGGCCCTGGCATGGAGGAGGACCCCAGGGAGCAGGCTCTCCCAGTGGGTGGTGTGGAGCTGCACCCTGAAGACCCCCCACAGTACCAGGAGGTACCTCTGGATGAAGCAGTCACTTTGCGTGCACCTGATGTGCCAATGCGGCCAGGCCAGCTCTTCACTGCCACCCTCCTGCTTCGGCACAATTTCACTGCCAGCCTTCTTACTCTGCGGTGAGGACTCGGGCCTTATGGGTAGAAGAGGTAATAGGGGCTTAACAGCGGGTTTCTAGTTTTCCTGTGGTCTCGCTGGAGCTCTGGGTCTCTACCAACTGTGAGTTCTATGTAAAAGTCCCAAGCAGAGAACTGCAAGCTGCTGTGCTGGGCACCATCCAGGAGTAGAAAACCTCCCTGGAACTTATTGTCCTGGGatagaggaggcaggagaggctTGGAGCCTGAGAAGTGTAGTGTCCAGGGCTGGGTCACGCTCAAACGATGATAAGATGGATATCTCTGTGGGCTTGAGTATCCATAAGTTTCTCCTGCTTGCCGTTCTCACTGAGGAGGACGGCCTTTGGACAAAGCCTACTCCTGCCCATCAAAGACCCCCATTCTGTTATCCCTTTCTATAGGACGTTGCTCCAAAGCAGCCACTCTCCTACCCAGTAAAGCTGGCAAGGACGTGTAATATAACTTCTCTTCTACCTTTGTGGATATATGGGAGTTCCACCGCACCTGTCTCCCTACGTACCTCTCATGCCTGTTCAGTCTCCATCATCCACTGGGTCCACAGATCTTTCAGTACCAGTCCTGTGTCTCCACACTGGAGTTGTTGCACAGAAGTGTGCAAgcggcccccccccccatctgtacCAAGGACTGGAAGAGAAAGCATGAACTAGATTAGACAGCGTGGGGGTGGGGTACTCAGCTGAAGCGATGATGAACCCTGGGGACTTGGGCAGGTGGGCAGAGCAAGGGGGAAAAATCATCTACCACTCTAAGAAATAGTGTTTA
This portion of the Apodemus sylvaticus chromosome 1, mApoSyl1.1, whole genome shotgun sequence genome encodes:
- the Tmem109 gene encoding transmembrane protein 109 — translated: MAGTPSTLLRSRHLLKAAVMVLVAFLFVHSASAQAHREFVTPGQQKREASADILTQIGRSLKETLDTWLGPETMHVISETLLQVMWAISSAISVACFALSGIAAQLLSALGLDGEQLTQGLKLSPSQVQTLLLWGAAALVIYWLLSLLLGLVLALLGRILGGLKLVLFVAGFVGLVRSVPDPSTRALMLLALLTLLALLSRLTGSRSSGSHLEAKVRGLERQIEELRGRQRRAAKIPRSVEEE